A segment of the Terriglobia bacterium genome:
AGCAGTTCGTTGATGCGCAGTTCCAGGTAGTCTTCATTCCTAATGTGTACTTCTTGCGGCTCTTGAGACCAGTTGACCTTCTTCTGGTCCTTCAGGTACTCGAGCAGGCTGTCGGCGTCCTGCACCGGGTAGCCGTATCCGGCAAGTTCCGTGGCGATCGAATCAACACTGTTCGTGCTGGCGTGCCGGAAAATGCGACGGCGGATGCTGGCCGACAGAAACTCATGGAATTCCGTCCACCAGCCCGCCCTGCGGAGCTTGCGTGGATTGATGCCGCCGAGATACTGAATCGCGCACAGGATGTTCTTGTAAGGATTGGGCAGAAACGGTTTCTTCTTGCCGGGCGACTTCAACAGTTTCGGTGTCGGCGGCGCCGGCAGATTCCTCATAAATTCCGTCGGGATTCCCAACTTGTGAGCCTTCATCACGCAACAGCGGCAGAGCGGATCTTCATTCAAGCTGGCTGGTGCGGTCCCGGTTCCAGGTATGTTGTCGCAAAGCGTTTTCGCGTCGCCGGTCCCGATCATGTGCGCCATTGACCGCTGCTTCTTCCGGTTCCACGAAATCAACTGCACTTGCATGCTTGCTCCGGTCTTAGTGATCTCCAGCCGGCCCCATTCGGTAGCCTTCGCTCGTAACCACATAGGTCATCGTCCGAGTGTCCAGGCGAACCCAGGGAACCGTCGCCGTGAAATACTCGATTGCGGCACAGGCGCCCATCACCGCCTCGCCCGGCATCGTTGCTGCGATCGGGCCCTTCCAGTCCTGCGGGTCCGCCAGCTTCTCGAAAATCTTGCGAAGATCGGATACCCGGAAATCCTGATAGAACGTCCGGTCTTCCCAGCTGCGGTCATACGGACAGTCGGGCTGGTGCCCAGAATCTGACAGCCCGCACCACATACAGGTTTTCAATTCGCAGACCATGGCAGCACCTCCTATGTAATCAATGCATTGTCAATGCACGCATGTCCTAAAGAAACACAACTCGGCGCGTGATCGCCACCCACGATGCCGCATTCCTCGCAGCCTGACTTCCTGGCACAGTCCGGGCACAGGTGGCCTTTACTGTCGAGAGCGACTATGCAGTACTCGCACATACGGATCCCACACTCTTCGCATCGTACCCATTCATAGTCTGTGTCCTTGCAGAAGGGGCAATATGCCGGAAGCTGCCCGGCCTCTATCGCGATCTCATGCTTGTCAATTTCCACGTCGATTCTGGTCATCATCTTTTGGGCCTCATTATTTGCGCGTGTGCCGGGGTCGCCAATTCGAATGGCGATGCGAGTCAGGCTCCCCAGATCGCCATGTGTCCCACCTTGTTTCCGTTGATGTCGCGCAACGCCTGGCTGTGGCCCGGCGAGAAATGCGGGTTACATTCGATCCGGTTAGCAAGGTCCCGGAGAATCCGGGCCGCCTCGTGCCTCTCGGCTCCCGGACCATCCTCCGTAAATGCGGCATTTTCCATTTCAACCTCGATCTTCATCCTCATTGCAGTCCCTCCATCTGCCCGAGCAGCCCCGCATCAGCGAAGCTGAAATAGTCAGACTCTCCGATGATGATGTGATCCAAGAGCCGGATGCCCAGCAGCTTGAATGCCTTCGCAAGCCTTTCGGTGCACTGTCTATCTTCCGTGGAGGGAGCGGCGTCCCCACTCGGATGGTTGTGGATTCCGATGACCGCCGCTGCATTGTGCACCACAGCAGGTTTGGCTGCCTCCCTGGGGTGCACGACCGAGGTGCTTATCGAGCCGACAGATACGGTGTTCATGCCGATCAGCTTATTTTTCGAATCGAGCATGAGAACGATGAAGTGCTCACGATCAAATTCTCGCGTGAGCGGCCGCATGATTTCGAATACCTCACGGGAGTTGCTGAACCTCTGGTGCGGAGAAGCAACGAAGCCTTCACGTACCAAGGAGACTCTGTAACACGGAATGCGATACTGCTTCAGAACCTCGGTTTTGGCGTCCATGATTTCCCCTGGTTGTTTGTTTGTGTTTTTTGTTTCTTCACACTGCCAGTATAATGCATTGTCTGTGCGTTGTCAATCTAATATGCGGCTGGTCCTGAAGTGAAAACCCACGAAATTCCGGACGTCCGTCGTTACCAATAACTAGAGCGAGTCTGATTCTGTTAAATTCTAGGAGCCGCTCCCTTTCGGCGCAATTACATCATTGCCTGTTGAATCGGAAGTCGGACCGAAATGAACTCAGATGCTTTTGGCGTGCGGGCCAGCAGGATTCGCGGGATCCTCGTCAATGAAATTCCAGCGAAGAACAGGTACAATATCCGGAGCGCGCTCAGTCGCATACGGAGGTTGGATTCTGTGCTTGCTTGACAAAGCTCGCATAAACAGGCTATGCGACAGCACATCTGCTTGCGCAAGAGCAGAGGCATCAGGTGGGAAGATAGCCAAGGGCGGGTCAAATGCCTTGGATTCATGCGTTTGCACTCCCAAAGACCATTCCAGCTGAGGGTGTAGAACTACTTCGACATCTGTTATCGGACCCCACCACGCCGGAAGTCGATCTGGAACAATGGCTTCGGCGGTACCCGCAGGTCGTCAACAGCAGCCCCGAAGGGATATTCCCCAAGACAACCTTTCGACTACCCGGTGAATCCGAAAAACTCTGGACTCCGGACTTGCTGTATCGCGAGGTGGGATCGGAAGCTTACGATGTGATCGAATTGAAAAAAGTCAGTATGCCCTTGCTGCGCGGACAATCGGACCTTGGAGTAAGCCGATGGTCGCCGTCGTCCCCGCCCCGCCCCTCGAGCCAGCTGACACACGCTATGGGGCAATTGGAGTTGTACCTGATGTACTCCCATGAATACAGAGAGCAATTGGAGAGAGACCATGGGCTTTGCCTCTATTTGCCAAAAGGTACCCTGGTCGGTGGCACCTCACCAAAAGACGACCATGCGTTCAGGTTCGTCCAGCATCAGTTCAGAGGAGTCCAGTTGATGACATGGACTACTATTCTCACACGAGCGCAGGCGATGATACCGGAACGCTTAGTCATAGCGTTTCCGTGTGTGCCGTCGCCGGCAACTCCAACGTTGGAACTCGCTCTTGACAGCCGAATCAGCAGGGTTGTCAGTGAAGTATTTTATGACTGGACCGGATTTTTCTTCGAGTTTATCAACCCCATGATAGAGTGGCAGCAATTGCTGGAAAACGCGAACCGCGAAGTCAGTGAGCTCGAGGATGACGGCACGGAAGAAGGCCACAACATATTTTCGACGCAGCGCGGGCGCATCTTGGAGATTGTTTATTATAGGCTCGGAAAATATTGTCCCCGCGCAGATCTACGTCGGCTACTTGCTGCACTGCCCGATGTGGACAACTATATCAGTCGGAGATCTTTTGTTAAGCTTGGTCAGCGCATCAAAGATGGTTTCGAGGACACGCAAAAGTGGATGCAGCTGGGGCGGGAAGCCAGTTCAGTCAGCGAGCTGGAGAGCGTGATTCGCCGGGCGCTCTCCCGGCCAAAAGACAAATACACGGAGCCTTGGGCTTACTACCCAAAAACAATGACTCTCGGCTTCCTCGAGAAACATCTCCTTGAGGGTGAACTGAGTCATCTCCTGCGGATCGCGCGCTGGACGAACGAATGATCAGCCGTTACTTGCGTCTGAAAAACTCAAAGGGAAAACAACAAGACCCAGGGAGCTTCTTCTATGATATATAAGTTGTCGGTCATGCGCTTCCGCGGCTATGCTCCGTTTTCGCTTTCCAAGACTAAGCCGCAATATATCGATCTCACTCATTGTACCCGAGGTGTCCAATGAAAAAAAACCTGTGGTTTTGGCTCACCCTATTCGCTTCTCTCTTGTCCTTTGTACTCTCCGTGACTCGAGTAATCCTCCTGACCCCCGACGGACTCTCGCAACTATCGTCATTGACGTTCATTTTACTTGCAACTCTCACCCCTTGGCTAGTGCGAGTTGTCTATATAACGGAAACTCTGCGCGTTCGATCGCAGGACCAGATGGTTAATGAAGTGTTTTCGGTTACGCCAAAGGGGCCTAGACAATACTGTCAGATAGCAAAAGAATTGCTCACAGTGATGAGGGATCAGTATCAAGCGCTCTGTGAAGATGGCAGGGCAAGTATTAAAGGTCATCTTGAGAGCATCAATTTGTACACATCGTTCTTTCGCACGTCACGAGCAAGGAACAACATTATACTTGCAACAAGTATGATAAGGACCTCTTCGTGGAATTGCGATCTGTATGAGTTGAACAAGAGGTTTCTTGAGCACGGGGGGAAAATACGGCGTATATTTATCTATGAATCGGAAGAACAAAGATGTGAATCCAATGTTGAGGCGATGCGCCAGTACGCCTTTTGTAAGAACTCGCCTAGTCTGGAGTTGTTTCTTTACGATCTAAAAAAGGCGCAAGATGCAATTCTTATGAATACGATTGTTGATTTTATAATAGATTGCAATCACAATATAGCTGTACAATTCGCGGTCTCATCAGGTCAAATCGCCGGTGGCACCCTTCTTGCAAATACAATGGAAGTTAAGGCTCTGATAAAATTGCATGCGGTGCTCCAAGCAGATTCTATCGCGGTTTCGTTAGATCAAAGCAAAAAAGCATCCAATTGACTCTTTTGCGCGCGTGTTTTTAAACGCGGCGCATCGCGGCCGCAATTTCCTCGGGTTGGCCCATTCGTCCATGTAGATCGATCTGCGTAACAATTTGGCGCGCGCCAAACGCTCCAAGAAGTCCCCAGAAGAGATCATTCAGCTGTTCACCCCATACTCAGAGGCAAGCGAAATTGGCCGGAAAAGCGCTGAATGGAAGCAGTACTCGCAGCCTGCCGATAAGCGGAACCGCGACCTCTTGGTTCAAAGACTTTCCCAAATGGACCCGAAAGACCAGCCCACGAGGGCCGTCTCGTCCCGCAAACGGTATGTCGCTGTGCTTCCCCTACCAGAATACGGAGCGTAGTCGCTCAGCATTCCTTACAAGTTCGGACGCCAGTCCTGAATAAGTCACCTCGCCGCAACGGATAACGTATGCGCGTGATGCGATAGCCAGCACTTCGCGGACCTTCTGCTCGACTATCAATACGGCGGTGCCCAACGAGCGACTTAACGACTGGATTTTTCTAATCGCCTCGCTCGCAGCTGGCGGTGACAATCCCAAAGAGGGCTCGTCCAAGAGCAGTACCCGCGGAGACAGGACCAACGCCATTCCAAGAGCCAGCATCTGCTTCTCGCCGCCAGACAAAGTGCCGGCTCTCTGGTCCGCCCGGGCACCGATCACCGGAAATGAACTAACCACGCTCTCAATCGCCTCGTGCATTCGCCTTCCATCACGTATCGTGATAGCAGCAAGCTCCAAGTTCTCGCGCACAGTTAAACCTGTAAACACCCTGCCGCCCTGAGGAACATATACACACCCAAGACGCAGAAGCTCCCTGGGGCTGAACCCGCGCCCCTGCTGGCCCAGGATGAATAGGCTACCGTTGTTTGCCGGAATCAAACCAAAAATCGCTTTTAACAACGTCGACTTGCCCGCCCCATTGTGGCCCACAATGGCGACGACTTCCGAGGCCGCAAGGCCGACCGACACGCCATGCAGCACCTCCTTTCCCCCATAGCCGCAAACGAGGTCACGCACATCAAGAACTGGTCCGTTGGAGCTAGGCAAGGTAGGTCTCCACGATATCTGGTCGGTCCAACACCTCTCCTGGTGCACCCGAGGCGATTACCCTGCCCTCGTCCATCACCACCACGGAATCCGCAACTCGCCTTACTGTCTCGATATCATGTTCAATAAATACCAGCGTCTTCCCCAGCTCACGCAGGCGAAGCAAAAGGCGCACAATGCGCTCCCTCATCTCAGGATCGACTCCCGCAACCGGCTCATCAAGCAATAACACCCCAGCATTGCCAGCAAGGCAGGATGCAAATGTCAAGAGCTTTTGCTGACCATATGAAAGATCCCTGGCCCGCGCCCTCCCCAAACCGTCCAAGCCGACCAGGTCCAGAATGCGCTCGTGAACACTAAGCCCCCCGCCCGCCCACTCGCCACTCTCCCAGCACGGCACCCCCGCCGGGCCCCCGCTTCTTCCAGAGCCCGATTCTGACAGGAGCATGTTCTCCTTGACGCTCATTTCACGAATAAGTCGAACATCCTGAAATGTTCGTCGTATCCCAAAGGCCGCAATCTTGTGGGGCGCCAGGCGCGTTACATCTACACCAGCGAAGCGCACCCGACCAGAGTCCGGACGCAGAAATCCTGTCATTACGTTTAAGAGAGTAGTCTTGCCTGCCCCATTAGGCCCGATTATTCCCACGGCACCTCTCGACGGAAAGGCCAGAGACACGCTCGCTAAAGCCACGGACCCATCAAAAGACTTGCAGATCTGGACACACTCAAAACTCACTGGATCCTACTCCCAAAACCAAATGTGCCCCGGAAACCCCGAGGCCGCCACAACATGAGCACTATCAACAGAAGGCCGTAAATGATCTGCCGCAAATTCGCGGCAACGGCACTCGGTAGGCCCAAAAAGCGCAAAGCTTCGGGAAGGCTGACAAGAACGCATGCCCCTACCACTGGGCCAGAAATGCTGCCTGCGCCGCCGACAATTACGATTGAAATAATGAAAATCGATTCGCTTAGCGAAAAACTGCTGGGGTCTATGAAGCTAAAATATGCGGCATAAACACACCCAGCCAACGATGCCAGGCTCGCGCTAATAGCAGTAATTACAATTTTGTACGAGGCAACATTGATACCTAACGACTCCGTAAACACCTCGTCCTCCCGAATGGCACGCAACACTCTTCCCGTGGAGCCCGACACAATCAGCCACGAGACTGCAATAACCATTAGGGCTGTCGCTCCAGTCAACACAAGGTAACCCGCCTTCGTCGTTACGACCCAGTTACCCACTGAAGCTTGGGCTATGTCGGTAAATCCCATGGGGCCGCCCGTCACGGATACTAGATTGTTAAAGACCGAAACCAAAACCACCTGAAGGGCAAGCGTTGTGATCGCGAAGTAATCAAGCCGTATCCGAAGACTAGGGTACCCAATTAGTGCACCTAGCAGTGAGCTGATCATCATTGCGAAAAACGTCGCAGTTAGAAAGTTGACATGAACTCGTGTAGCCAGTAGGGCGTATGAGTAAGCACCCACACCAAAAAAGGCAGCGTGCGCGAGTGACAACATGCCGGTATAGCCAGCCATCAGATCGAGCGAGACCGACAGTATGATGAAGATTCCAATGACGATGGCGATATGAAGAAAATAGTCCACGGCCGTTCCCCTTAAAGACTCCACTTCGCGGGCCGCCTTCGTGCCAGACCCTCTGGTCTAATCAGGAGCAATGCAAGAAGCAATGCATAAACCACCGCCTCCTGCCACTCAGAGCTTAGCACCCATACCGCAGCCTGTTGTAGCACGCCGATTGCGATGGAGGCTAAAATCGTTCCGGACCGGCTTCCGATGCCTCCCACTATCACCGCAACGACGGCCAAGAGCAGTGGAGTCATTCCCATTGTCGGGGTGAGATTCACCTCCAGTGCAAACAGCAGCCCCGCGATTCCTGCAAGAAAAGAACCAATAACCGATGCGGCCAGTAGGACATGTGCGGAGTCAATGCCAATGATGATCGCAAGCTCAGGATTGTCTGCAACGGCTCGTAGCAATTTGCCGTACCGAGTCCAATGCAGGATCGCACATAGAACGCCAAGGACGACGACAGAGAGAGCAATTGTTGTCACTTGAAGTCCAGTAAGGCGGCCTCCGAGGATTTCGATTGGCATGATGGAGGGCTTCCATTGAATCCTCTTGGTATCGTCCCCAAATCCGAGAGCAAGTGCATGTTGAATGACAATATACGCACCC
Coding sequences within it:
- a CDS encoding JAB domain-containing protein, whose product is MDAKTEVLKQYRIPCYRVSLVREGFVASPHQRFSNSREVFEIMRPLTREFDREHFIVLMLDSKNKLIGMNTVSVGSISTSVVHPREAAKPAVVHNAAAVIGIHNHPSGDAAPSTEDRQCTERLAKAFKLLGIRLLDHIIIGESDYFSFADAGLLGQMEGLQ
- a CDS encoding DUF4263 domain-containing protein, with the protein product MPWIHAFALPKTIPAEGVELLRHLLSDPTTPEVDLEQWLRRYPQVVNSSPEGIFPKTTFRLPGESEKLWTPDLLYREVGSEAYDVIELKKVSMPLLRGQSDLGVSRWSPSSPPRPSSQLTHAMGQLELYLMYSHEYREQLERDHGLCLYLPKGTLVGGTSPKDDHAFRFVQHQFRGVQLMTWTTILTRAQAMIPERLVIAFPCVPSPATPTLELALDSRISRVVSEVFYDWTGFFFEFINPMIEWQQLLENANREVSELEDDGTEEGHNIFSTQRGRILEIVYYRLGKYCPRADLRRLLAALPDVDNYISRRSFVKLGQRIKDGFEDTQKWMQLGREASSVSELESVIRRALSRPKDKYTEPWAYYPKTMTLGFLEKHLLEGELSHLLRIARWTNE
- a CDS encoding ABC transporter ATP-binding protein produces the protein MPSSNGPVLDVRDLVCGYGGKEVLHGVSVGLAASEVVAIVGHNGAGKSTLLKAIFGLIPANNGSLFILGQQGRGFSPRELLRLGCVYVPQGGRVFTGLTVRENLELAAITIRDGRRMHEAIESVVSSFPVIGARADQRAGTLSGGEKQMLALGMALVLSPRVLLLDEPSLGLSPPAASEAIRKIQSLSRSLGTAVLIVEQKVREVLAIASRAYVIRCGEVTYSGLASELVRNAERLRSVFW
- a CDS encoding ATP-binding cassette domain-containing protein, yielding MGIIGPNGAGKTTLLNVMTGFLRPDSGRVRFAGVDVTRLAPHKIAAFGIRRTFQDVRLIREMSVKENMLLSESGSGRSGGPAGVPCWESGEWAGGGLSVHERILDLVGLDGLGRARARDLSYGQQKLLTFASCLAGNAGVLLLDEPVAGVDPEMRERIVRLLLRLRELGKTLVFIEHDIETVRRVADSVVVMDEGRVIASGAPGEVLDRPDIVETYLA
- a CDS encoding branched-chain amino acid ABC transporter permease encodes the protein MVIGIFIILSVSLDLMAGYTGMLSLAHAAFFGVGAYSYALLATRVHVNFLTATFFAMMISSLLGALIGYPSLRIRLDYFAITTLALQVVLVSVFNNLVSVTGGPMGFTDIAQASVGNWVVTTKAGYLVLTGATALMVIAVSWLIVSGSTGRVLRAIREDEVFTESLGINVASYKIVITAISASLASLAGCVYAAYFSFIDPSSFSLSESIFIISIVIVGGAGSISGPVVGACVLVSLPEALRFLGLPSAVAANLRQIIYGLLLIVLMLWRPRGFRGTFGFGSRIQ
- a CDS encoding branched-chain amino acid ABC transporter permease, yielding MISQLVANALIAASHLALLSVGFGLIYGCGRFFHFAHGAIFAFGGYTAFLLVQLLSMPAWFAFSAAPLIAAGLGAVLELVAYRPLRVRGATGLVMLIASMGAYIVIQHALALGFGDDTKRIQWKPSIMPIEILGGRLTGLQVTTIALSVVVLGVLCAILHWTRYGKLLRAVADNPELAIIIGIDSAHVLLAASVIGSFLAGIAGLLFALEVNLTPTMGMTPLLLAVVAVIVGGIGSRSGTILASIAIGVLQQAAVWVLSSEWQEAVVYALLLALLLIRPEGLARRRPAKWSL